Proteins found in one Flavobacterium channae genomic segment:
- a CDS encoding transketolase family protein produces the protein MKKYINTGSKDTRSGFGAGMTELGQKNENVVALCADLIGSLKFDDFKKNHPERFFQIGIAEANMIGIAAGLTIGGKIPFTGTFANFSTGRVYDQIRQSVAYSDKNVKICASHAGLTLGEDGATHQILEDIGLMKMLPGMTVINTCDYNQTKAATIALADHHGPAYLRFGRPVVPNFMPADEPFVIGKAIMLNEGTDVTIIATGHLVWEALVAAEVLEAKGISAEVINIHTIKPLDEEAILKSVKKTGCVVTAEEHNIIGGLGESVSRTLIQNHLVPQEFVAVNDSFGESGTPDQLMEKYKLNNQAIVEAVEKVMKRK, from the coding sequence ATGAAAAAATATATAAACACAGGAAGCAAAGATACTCGTTCGGGATTTGGAGCTGGAATGACTGAATTAGGTCAAAAAAACGAAAATGTAGTTGCACTTTGTGCTGATTTAATTGGATCGTTAAAATTTGATGATTTCAAAAAGAATCACCCAGAGCGTTTTTTCCAAATTGGAATTGCTGAAGCAAACATGATTGGAATTGCAGCTGGATTAACAATTGGGGGTAAAATTCCTTTCACAGGAACATTTGCTAACTTTTCTACAGGAAGAGTTTACGATCAAATTCGTCAATCGGTAGCATATTCAGATAAAAATGTAAAAATTTGTGCTTCTCACGCTGGATTAACATTAGGAGAAGACGGAGCTACTCACCAAATCTTAGAAGACATAGGTTTGATGAAAATGTTACCTGGAATGACCGTTATCAACACTTGTGATTACAACCAAACAAAAGCAGCTACAATTGCTTTAGCAGATCACCACGGACCTGCTTACTTACGTTTTGGTCGTCCCGTAGTGCCTAACTTTATGCCTGCAGATGAGCCTTTCGTAATTGGAAAAGCGATTATGTTAAACGAAGGAACAGATGTAACTATTATTGCAACTGGACACTTGGTTTGGGAAGCTTTAGTAGCGGCAGAAGTATTAGAAGCAAAAGGAATTTCAGCTGAAGTAATCAACATTCACACGATTAAACCGTTAGACGAAGAAGCGATTTTAAAATCGGTTAAGAAAACAGGTTGCGTAGTTACAGCAGAAGAACATAACATTATTGGAGGTTTAGGAGAAAGTGTTTCTAGAACATTAATTCAAAACCACCTAGTACCACAAGAATTTGTGGCAGTAAACGACAGTTTTGGAGAAAGTGGAACACCAGACCAATTAATGGAAAAATACAAATTAAACAATCAAGCGATTGTTGAAGCAGTAGAAAAAGTAATGAAAAGAAAATAA
- a CDS encoding LptF/LptG family permease, whose product MRIIDKYILKRYLVTFSVMLIMFIPIGITIDVSEKVNKMIEKKIPFVDILVYYGDFTVYFANLLFPIFLFLSIIWFTSKLANNTEIIAILSSGISFYRFLRPFMYGAVIVSIFALLMGFFLVPKASKGFNDFRYQNLKGNSQTRETADIFRQIKKDGKLEENIYVSNYNYLSQTGFSFTFEKFEDNVLVEKVTANRIHYDEKTKKYELYGYNQRIVGVTDDIIRSIDKNEVAYNFEPDDLTPVVYIAETMTIGELNSFINKERARGNANINTYLVVFYKKFSLPISAFILTIIAVAVSSMKRRGGMGINLAIGIVIAFTFIFFDKVFGTLAEKSSIPPFLAVWLPNLVFGILAAYLLRNAKR is encoded by the coding sequence ATGAGAATAATAGATAAGTACATTTTAAAGCGCTATTTAGTCACTTTTTCGGTGATGTTGATTATGTTTATTCCTATTGGAATTACAATTGATGTTTCGGAGAAAGTCAACAAAATGATTGAAAAGAAAATTCCATTTGTAGATATTTTGGTTTACTATGGAGATTTTACAGTGTATTTTGCCAATTTGTTATTCCCAATATTTTTATTCTTATCCATTATTTGGTTTACTTCAAAGTTGGCCAACAATACTGAGATTATTGCGATTTTGAGTTCGGGAATTTCTTTCTATCGATTTTTAAGACCATTTATGTATGGAGCTGTAATTGTTTCCATTTTTGCGTTATTAATGGGATTCTTTTTGGTGCCAAAAGCAAGTAAAGGTTTTAACGATTTTAGATACCAAAATTTAAAAGGGAATTCGCAAACTAGAGAAACAGCGGATATTTTTAGACAAATTAAAAAAGATGGAAAGCTTGAGGAGAATATTTATGTAAGCAATTACAATTATTTATCACAAACAGGTTTCAGCTTTACTTTTGAGAAATTTGAAGATAACGTATTGGTTGAAAAAGTAACAGCAAATAGAATTCATTATGATGAGAAAACCAAAAAGTATGAACTTTATGGATATAATCAACGAATTGTAGGTGTAACGGATGATATTATAAGATCAATTGATAAAAATGAAGTTGCATACAATTTTGAACCAGATGATTTAACTCCAGTAGTTTATATTGCCGAAACCATGACGATTGGTGAACTGAATTCGTTCATTAATAAAGAAAGAGCTCGTGGAAATGCAAACATAAATACGTATTTGGTAGTTTTTTATAAAAAGTTTAGTTTACCAATTTCAGCTTTTATTTTGACGATTATTGCCGTAGCTGTTTCTTCAATGAAACGCAGAGGAGGAATGGGAATAAATTTAGCGATTGGAATTGTTATTGCTTTTACGTTTATTTTCTTTGATAAGGTTTTCGGAACTTTAGCTGAAAAATCGAGTATTCCTCCATTCTTAGCAGTTTGGCTTCCTAATTTAGTTTTTGGAATTTTAGCAGCTTACTTACTTCGCAATGCAAAACGATAA
- a CDS encoding DUF4468 domain-containing protein, producing MKKILLLLVLTSFTMNAQEKFEFPLNENGQIIFTEVVSADGKTKDDLFSNSKMFFVNIYKETQDKIKQDKEALSVSDTQYSFMTIKANGSETKVKLFYTISIMSKDGKYKYEIKNIFVKSSAETTVEKMFDKLASEKAVDNPKLMETLKAYYAEINSTIATIKSDIKKEMAKSNASKSDW from the coding sequence ATGAAAAAAATCCTTTTATTATTAGTATTGACTTCGTTCACCATGAATGCCCAAGAAAAATTTGAATTTCCATTGAATGAAAACGGGCAGATTATTTTCACGGAAGTTGTATCTGCGGATGGAAAAACAAAAGACGACTTGTTTAGTAACTCCAAAATGTTCTTTGTAAATATTTATAAAGAAACACAGGATAAGATTAAACAGGACAAGGAAGCTCTATCGGTTAGTGATACCCAATATTCTTTCATGACAATTAAGGCAAACGGAAGCGAGACAAAAGTAAAATTATTTTATACTATTTCTATTATGTCAAAAGATGGCAAATATAAATACGAAATAAAAAATATCTTTGTAAAGTCGAGTGCTGAAACAACTGTAGAGAAAATGTTTGATAAATTGGCTTCGGAAAAAGCAGTAGATAATCCAAAATTAATGGAAACTCTTAAAGCATATTATGCAGAAATCAATTCTACAATTGCAACCATTAAAAGCGACATTAAAAAAGAAATGGCTAAATCTAACGCATCAAAAAGCGATTGGTAG
- the tgt gene encoding tRNA guanosine(34) transglycosylase Tgt produces MKFDLLKKDPKSQARAGVVTTDHGVIETPIFMPVGTVASVKGVHQRELKDDINPDIILGNTYHLYLRPQTDILEKAGGLHKFMNWDRNILTDSGGYQVYSLSSNRKIKEEGVKFKSHIDGSYHFFSPENVMEIQRTIGADIIMAFDECTPYPCDYRYAKRSMHMTHRWLDRCINHLEKLPFKYGYEQTFFPIVQGSTYKDLRQQSAEYIANAGAQGNAIGGLSVGEPAEEMYAMTEVVTAILPEDKPRYLMGVGTPINILENIALGIDMFDCVMPTRNARNGMLFTANGSINIKNKKWEADFSPIDEMGHTWVDTEYSKAYLRHLFASNEFLGKQIATIHNLGFYMWLVREARKQILAGTFREWKDRMVVQMSQRL; encoded by the coding sequence ATGAAGTTTGATTTATTAAAGAAAGACCCAAAAAGTCAAGCAAGAGCAGGTGTTGTCACAACAGATCATGGTGTGATTGAAACTCCAATTTTTATGCCTGTAGGAACGGTAGCTTCTGTTAAAGGAGTTCACCAAAGAGAATTAAAAGACGATATTAATCCTGATATTATATTAGGGAATACATACCATTTATACCTTCGTCCGCAAACTGATATTTTAGAAAAAGCAGGTGGATTGCACAAATTCATGAATTGGGATAGAAATATTTTAACCGATTCTGGTGGATACCAAGTGTATTCTTTGTCTTCCAATAGAAAAATTAAAGAAGAAGGTGTAAAGTTCAAATCACACATCGACGGATCGTATCATTTCTTTTCGCCAGAAAATGTAATGGAAATCCAACGTACTATTGGTGCCGATATTATTATGGCATTCGACGAATGTACGCCGTATCCATGTGATTATCGTTATGCAAAACGTTCGATGCACATGACACATCGTTGGTTAGACCGTTGTATCAACCATTTGGAAAAATTACCTTTTAAATATGGGTATGAACAAACATTTTTTCCAATTGTTCAAGGAAGTACTTATAAAGATTTAAGACAACAATCAGCTGAATATATTGCAAATGCAGGTGCTCAAGGAAATGCTATTGGAGGATTATCAGTAGGAGAACCAGCAGAAGAAATGTATGCAATGACAGAAGTTGTTACGGCAATTCTTCCAGAAGATAAACCAAGATATTTAATGGGTGTAGGAACGCCTATCAATATTTTAGAGAATATCGCGTTAGGAATTGACATGTTCGACTGTGTAATGCCAACTCGTAATGCAAGAAATGGTATGTTGTTTACAGCTAATGGTTCTATTAATATCAAAAATAAAAAATGGGAAGCCGATTTTTCTCCAATTGACGAAATGGGACATACTTGGGTAGATACAGAATATTCAAAAGCGTATTTACGTCACTTGTTTGCTTCAAATGAGTTTTTAGGAAAACAAATTGCTACTATTCATAATTTAGGATTTTATATGTGGTTGGTTCGTGAAGCAAGAAAACAAATTCTGGCAGGAACTTTTAGAGAGTGGAAAGATAGAATGGTGGTTCAAATGAGTCAACGATTATAA
- a CDS encoding transketolase — protein MMSNTQQLQDFTTQVRRDILRMVHAVNSGHPGGSLGCAEFLVTLYQDVMKRKEGFDMNGIGEDVFFLSNGHISPVFYSVLARSGYFPVSELATFRKLNSRLQGHPTTHEGLPGVRMASGSLGQGMSVAIGAAQAKKLNNDNNLVYALLGDGELQEGQNWEAIMYASAKKVDNLIATIDLNGKQIDGTTDEVLAMGSVKAKFEAFDWIVLEIKEGNNIDAIKAGLAEAKSKLGNGKPVCILLHTEMGNGVDYMMHTHAWHGKAPNDEQLAKALEQNVETLGDY, from the coding sequence ATAATGTCTAACACGCAACAACTACAGGATTTTACAACACAAGTTCGAAGAGACATTCTTCGTATGGTTCATGCCGTAAATTCAGGTCACCCAGGAGGTTCTTTGGGATGTGCTGAATTTTTGGTTACACTTTACCAAGACGTTATGAAACGCAAAGAAGGTTTTGATATGAACGGAATTGGTGAAGATGTATTCTTCTTATCAAACGGACATATTTCTCCCGTTTTCTACAGTGTTTTAGCAAGAAGTGGCTATTTCCCAGTTTCTGAATTAGCAACATTTAGAAAACTTAATTCAAGATTACAAGGACACCCTACCACTCACGAAGGTTTACCTGGAGTAAGAATGGCATCTGGTTCATTGGGACAAGGAATGTCGGTAGCAATTGGAGCTGCACAAGCTAAAAAGTTGAACAACGACAACAATTTAGTGTATGCACTTTTAGGTGATGGTGAATTACAAGAAGGTCAAAACTGGGAAGCTATTATGTATGCTTCTGCAAAAAAAGTAGATAACTTAATTGCAACAATCGATTTAAACGGTAAACAAATTGACGGAACAACAGACGAAGTTTTGGCAATGGGTAGCGTAAAAGCTAAATTTGAAGCATTTGATTGGATTGTTTTAGAAATTAAAGAAGGTAACAACATTGACGCTATCAAAGCTGGTTTAGCTGAGGCAAAATCAAAATTGGGTAACGGAAAACCAGTTTGTATTTTATTGCATACAGAAATGGGTAACGGTGTAGATTATATGATGCACACACACGCTTGGCATGGTAAAGCGCCAAATGATGAGCAACTAGCAAAAGCGTTAGAACAAAATGTTGAAACTTTAGGAGATTATTAA